GAGGTTGACCAGAGGTTGATGGTGTTGACTGTTGTGATGTCATGGGCCTTGAACATGGGCCTGGTGGATATTGATATGAAGATGACCGCATCATGGAATAGTTTACTGATCTACTCCCACCGCTCTCTTGGTGCGTTTCCTTGGAGAGGCTTTAGGGGATGCAGATGCCTTgcctgtaagagagagagagacaaagagagtaagagagagagagagatggtcaaTACAGCCATTTGAGTTGATATTCATCTTTGTACAGACAAGATAAAAACAGAGGATGCCTTTTCAAGTACACTTCCAAAAAAGTGGTTGTTATAAGCCGAGTTTGAATTTGTCTTCCTGCGCTCAGGAAGAAAAGCTATGACAAGAGTATTAAAGCTCATGACAAAGCTCAACTTACTCATGATGTTGAGGGTCTCTTGGGGAATCCAGCTTATGTCCACACCGTTCATCCCACCAGTGCCCGTCTCCACCTTCACGGGGAACCTCTTCCTCTGCACAACATAGATGAAAGGTCATCACTTCATTCACCCTGATGCTCATTTTTAATGTAACATTCAACACCATATGTAAAGAGGTTGGAGATATTTTAGACTATGACAATTTAGATTCATGAAACTCGTACCGTCCTAGACTCCAGCACCTGGTACATGCCAAAGACCGCCAAGACAACCAATCCAGTCAGGAAGATATACATGAATATTCTGGAGGAAAAACAAAGGAAAACATGTCATACCATATAAATGAGTTAAAATATTTAAACAAATGTACCTAAAACATAAATTAATATAACCAAATACTGGCATAAAAATAGAATTGATGTATGCAAAGAAATGCTTACGTCTCTCCATCCAGTCCCTCCTCCAGCTCAACGATAGTGACGGTCTGGTTGTAAATGGCCGTCTGGAAACCGTTGCCCTGCGGAACAGTCAAAACACAAGATCAGCGCCTCAGGACACACATTCCAAGGAACTTCTGAACCTGGTCAGGGTGATGTCTGAACACCTGGTCAACAACCCATATGAGCTGGGCATACTGAAGATGCAAAACACTCCaataataaaaacaatcaatAAATCTAGTCTCACCTCACTGTCCTGGTAGTTGAGTAGAATAACCAGGCCGAAGGGACGACCAGCCATAGGCTGAGCAGGGATGAAGGAGTACTCAAAGGAGGCCTGCTTCTGGGGCTGGACCACAGTGCTCAGGGGCAAGGCTGTGAACTAGATACCAAAAACATCTAGTCTACTTTTCTGATCAACAATGGCAGAAAGTTCCCAATACTACATTTTACAGGGCATTCCATGTATATTTGGTAAATACAACACACTGTTTTTGAACTAACTGTCATCTATCATGGGTAATACATATGTTATCAGGTTTGTAAAGGCTTTATAATAAGTTAATATTATAGTAGTTGTTAGTTAATAAATTGGAAGTAAACAGATTACAAACCCCATTATAATGTATGTTACAGAATCATGTGTGTTTTCATGGGGACTTTCTATTCCTCAGATGAGGCATGCAGGCGTCATGCATCCGAGAGCCCAGACTCACATTCTGGATGTAGAACTGGAAGTCCTGAGGGTAACGGAAGGAGGCCTCCAGGGAATGGACAGTGAAATCCTGGCTTCCCTTGTTGGTGAAACCCACCAGGAACTTCACAATCTCATTGGCTGGGAACTCTGGATAGAGGGCACAAAGATATACAAATTAAACCATTGATTTGAATGAATAATtccattcaatgctgtcttgcaTATTAGCGTTTAAATTTACAATGAATGACTGAGTGTAAAATGATATGAAAGTCTTCATCAAGGAAGAGAAGGCCAACCTTCCCCAGTCACAAAGACaatggtggtgtcagcatcagGGTGAGAGGTTACATCTCCAACTGCAGCATCTTCATCTATGTCATCCTCTGTTTCCTGAGAGATTtcaaaatatcaaatcaaatagcaATATGTCAAACAACTGTCTGGTTCATTTGGCAGGGACAATAGAAGCCGCTTTCATCCCAGTTCGACCAACGTCACATACTGAGCCTGGGACCTGATCTTCTTCCACCAgcacctcatcctcttcctcctcctcctcctcctcctcatcgacTATTGAATCTGGGGAAATGTCTTCCGCAGACTCAGAGTCTGCAGATACTTGGCCTGTCCAAACAGAGAAAAGAAGCCATTAGCAATGTGTGCATTTTAACACATACACATAGCATAAATTGCTATAATAGCTAATGATAATTGTGACTTCAACTCGCCACCTGTTAAAAAGGCCAGGCCTCTTATTAACCTAACGTTACCCATAGTTTCTCCATCTTCACAAAAAATACACATATGATACAATGGATCAAATAAATGTAAACTAGTGACACTACTAAATAGATACAAGTGATCATGAAAAGAGATTAGTTCATTGTGCACGTTCACAAAGAATGTGTAGCCTAAAGGCTAAAACTAGGTCCTGTTATGCTTCATGATTGGTAGGCCTAATTAATCGAAAATGCTGTATAAACTTTGTATAAGAAATTGCAAAGCCAATCATTTAGTAGCAGGCCTGCCATATTGTATCAATTTGAACACTATGTGACAGGCAAGATACAACGTAAAAGTCAGCGCCTCACACGGGTGTTGCAATGCATCAACACAGTACTAACGCAACGATGATCCTAGGACACGTCACCATAGAAAAAAGGGGAACTCAGAGTAGAGATTACCGTTCTCCTAGCAGCAGTATATTATGCTGGCAGCACGATCTGTTACTTGTATTTTTCAAAATAAGAGACCCCCTGCAAAGATATGCTAAACTTTGTGAATATCAATTTTTTTTAGCGCTCTAGTGCAGAATTCTAGTTGTGTATAGAAACATTATTGCCCACCAGACACATTTTGTCTTGAAAAATGTGTCATTTTTGTTTCTCCATTTAAGGTTCTTATTGTCTTTCACCACAAAACTACATCTATGGAAATGTTTCATTTGCATAAGCATGCGACGTCTCAACAAGCCAATATCGAGAAAACTTCCCAAAGTTTTATGTTCCTGCTATAATTTTATGTGAAATGCAGTTGTTTACTTAATTAATCAAATATGGACATTGAGCACGAAGCTTTAAGACAATGCAGTCTTCAAACgttaaatatcactgaatgaaaAACTGCGTTATGCCACGTCAATGTTAACTTTGTTAACGTTTCATTATTGCAATGAACTCTGGACCGCTGGAGTGACGAATACAAATTCAGAAGGATAAAATGACTTACCGAAGGATATCAGGCCACATGGGAAAGCCACGAGAAAAAGTACAAGTATTTTTGATCCGAAATTGAACATTTTGCTGCGGTCAAGTTCGTAGCTTGCTACATACACATCAGCACTCAGGAAAAGGAAGAAAAGTTAGAGAAGACGTGGGACAACAGTTTTAAGACACGCCCATACTATGCACGTATAGGTATTGTCAAAATGTTTAGGAGAAATTGATTgaatgaacaacaacaaaaacacatgtCATTCTTCCATCCATAATCGATAATTAAATGAActtatgttgtgggggttctcACTATAGTTAATAATTGTAGATCATTTTAGGCCTACGCTCcctaaatatttataatattttttttatttctttgcaGCCACTATACATTTTTTTTAGCACACTAGCAAACATATAAGTACATTCcccaaaacagacaaacaaaaaAATCTTTCAGACAAAAATAAAGCGGTGATGCATCCCTTggtataaaacacacacaaaatattcTCTCTCTTTTGCGCATTACCAAAATGTGTCTCAGCATGAGTTGTTTTCATAGGAAGGATTGTGGTTTTCTGCAGATTGCCCTGCTGATGCACAAAAGAAATGACAAACTAACATCCTGCAGCAAACTCCCAGAAAGAACCCTAGATTAACCTGCATCACTAAAACCAACACCTTCAAATACAAATATAATAGTTTAGTACAGAATTACGCTCCAATATAATTACATTTTGGATCAATCATTTAGAGAGTCACAGGGAGagattaaattatttatttacatttttctcAAGCGAGTCTGAATTTATCAGGTTTATAAACTCGCAATCATGGCAGATAGCTGTAACAGCAGCACTCAAACAACAGGTAAGTCTGATCTATTTTAActcaatatttaaaaaaaaatgttgtaccttttatttaactaggcaagacagttaagaacaaattcttattttcaatgacggcctaggaacagtggatatTGTGGTGTCCTTTTTAAAAGCTTGTTTGAAGTTAGACAATATTTTATTCTCATCAAGAGGTCAAAAAGGTCAAATTTACATgctataacaaaaaaaaaatgaaactcAAAACTCTTCAGGCTCAAAGATTGGTGTCAGCGttacattttttcaaatgtattacacAGTGTAAATCAAATGAACCCACACACTGTTGTAGGCTCCCAAAAGACATGTGGGAGGATATACAACAGTGTGTTGCTTCATTTAGTTTGAACTATTTATTCAATTCAGTGTTTTCTGGACCTATAGACATATTACACATGACAAGCCATCAAATATTGAAAGAAACATGAATACCCACACACTATTCCATGCATCTGCCGTTTTATTGTGCAAAATTTAGACCCGAAAGTCTTTGTCAGACTTGCCATAAAGTCTTGTCAGCCCAGTGCAAAGAAAACAACGTATACTAACGGTTATACACCTGTTCTCTTTCTTGTTGTTGTTCTCCCCAAAGTTTTTGGTATTTTCTGCGGGTCTTTTGAGCTGTGGATCCTACTGTCAGTTGTCAGCACAATGTTGGTCTTTTCAGTGTGCTGGAATATTCTTTGCTGTATCGCAACACATTGTACAGGTAAGACTGAAGTCAAGAGTTAACACAACCTCTGATTTAAAAGAAAATACTGACAGAGAACACTCTTTTGTTGTTACAGATAAAGGAAATACATTTCTGCCCCGCTTCAGAAGGAGGTGTGTATCTAATTGCAGTTTTTCTCAATCGCCTACAAGCAATTTTTTGATCTGTGCTCAAATCCATTTACAGATCTTCTGATCATATTCTTGGTTTTGTACCTGACTTGCAGATCTTTGACCACCTTTTGCAAAACTTGAAATACATATGTCGTCAGTGAATACGAAATTCACTGTTATGTGCTTTGTTCACAGAATATTAACACAATGTTTTTGTCAGAAGAGAAATGTGTGTTATGTTTCCGGCAATCAGTAAATTCTTAATCAGCCCATCAGTGTCATACCATGTACAATAAAGGGAAAGATCTAGGCAATAGGGACGATATCATTTTTATACTTTTTACAATATTGCGGGCATGCAGAGATGTAGAGGGTTACTTTCAGTAACTTTTGGTTAATCTTAAATCATAATCTCCAACAATTTTACATTCCATTATAGAGAACTACTTTGGTATAGATTGAGGGCTATACATTCATATCAATTGTGTTCCTCCATTGTATTCACCTTTCCTTATTTCTACTGTGGATTTTGTTTCTGTGCGCCAAGGGAAAGTCTCCAAAACTATGAACAAATCAGCCTATGTATTGACTACATGGAATTAGATTTTGATGATACCGATGAATGAATCTGGCTAAagtgttggctggctggctggctggctggctggctggctggctcacttaTTTACTCACTCACTAGTTCACTCTCATAGCAGGCAGGGGCAGAACATCCAGCCTTTCTGGGTGGTATAAATCTGGTCTGGAAAGATGGGGAGGCCAAATAGTCCACGTGTGGGCGCTTGTTCTCCAGTACAATGGTGGCTAGCAGCATGCCTCTTTCCACTGTTTTATGCATCACTACAGCTGATGTGCATCTAACAGTCGAAACTCTgctacaaaaaaagaaaagaaagggaAAGTAACTGAACGACTACCAACCAGGagcactcacctcctccctccccaacaCACTCAACCCTCTCCAATTCACCTACCTCCCTGACAGCTCCAcggacaatgcaatcgccattgcactgcacactgccctcacctACCTGGACAAAATAAATGCATaagatgctgttcatcgactacatctcggccttcaataccatagtgccctataAGCTCATTAGAAAGCTCACAGCGATCGGTCTGAACTGCTCCCTATGCAACTGGTCCTTGACTTCCTGACAgggcacccccaggtggtgaaggtaagcAACATTACCTCAACACGggtgccccacaagggtgcgttctcagttccctcctgtattcccctgtaTACCCACGAGTGTGTGGCAtcacacagttccaactccatcaAGTTCCATgacgacaacagtagtaggcctgattaccaacaacaacgagacagcctacagggaggaggtaggcactctgacGGTGTGGTGCCAGGtaagcaacctctccctcagcgttagctaaacaaaggagctgattgtggtcttcaggaggaaccaggctggggcacgcccccatcctcatcaacaGGGCCGCCATGGAGACGATCAATAACTTCtatttcctcggcgtacacatctcaGAGAAGCTGAAATGGTCGAACCACATGGAcacatggtgaagaaggcacgacagcgaCTCTTCatcctcaggatgctgaagaaattcggcctgTCCCCGAGAACCCTCAGAGTTCTACAGGAGAACCATTGAAAGCATAATGTCGGGCTGCATCATAGCCTCTGGTACGGTAACTCCACCACTGCGGACCGCACGACTCTGAGGGTGATACGTGCAGCCAAACACACCATTGGgtacacactgcctgccctacaggacacctacaacaccaggtgttgCAGGATGGCCGATTCTCAGGGACCCCAGCCACCGaagccacggcctgttctccCCGCTTCAGTTACTCAGACGTGGAGAGTATAATGGTAAAAACTGGAAGACTGGCCAATAGTTTCTATCCTCAGACCATCAagctgctgaatagccaccactagtcagctacctgctcctccctcccccctgctACTCCCACTATGGACACCCCCCAAGGGACTTACTCTGCCCCCACACCGATGACATTCATCACTTTTGCagttatttatattatatatcatTTTGATTGTTTTTATTTCACACCCCCTCAATGGTCATGATTCTcaccctatggtcattccccccacacCCCCTAAATATtctttactctgcctccacaCCAATGGACATTTATTAATTGCTATTTCTATTaccattttcattattttatttcactaaGTCCTGCATGCTGGAGCTTGGAGCCTAAGATTTTCCCTGTACCCTGCAATaacacctgcaaccctgtacatgtaaCTAGTAAACACTGAATCTGAATCTCTGAATCTGAATCCTGCTGTAACGGCTGTCAGAagtagtagaccaaggtgcagcgtggaatttgttcatcttttattttagATGAAAAAAGGCACTTCAAAGAAAAAACAGACAGGACAGCCAAACAGTCTgtcacactaaacagaaaacatctacccacaaaacccaaaggaaaaacatgctgcctaagtatgactcccaatcagcaacaacgatgtacagatgttcctgattgggagccatacccggccaaaacaaagcaatccaacatagaaatacagacatagaatgcccacccaaatcacaccctgaccaaacctaaatagagacataaaaaggctctcccaggtcagggcgtgacagtacccccccaaaggtgcggactccggacgcaaaacctgaacctataggggagggtctgggtgggaaTTTCTCCGTGGTGGAGGCTctggagcgggacgcagaccccgctccaccactaGCTCACCCCACTTCACTGGAGAGTTCCCGCTGCAGGAGCGTGATCTCCTgcagcgggcgactctggctgcgccggaggacaggcgggcgactctggctgcgccggaggacaggcgggcgactctggctgcgccggaggacaggcgggcgactctggctgcgccggaggacaggcgggcgactctggctgcgccggaggacaggcgggcgactctggctgcgccggaggacaggcgggcgactctggctgcgccggattccccaggctggggagaccaactggaggcctggtccatggaggaggcacaggacagaccaggctggggaaacatgcaggaggcctggctctgggcgcaggcacaggactcaccaggctggggagacatgcaggaggcctggctctgggtgcaggcacaggactcaccaggctggggagacatgcaggaggcctggttctgggcgcaggcacaggattccaccggctggggagacatgcaggaggcctggctctgggcgtaggcacaggactcaccaggctggggagacatgcaggaagcctggctctgggcgcaggcacaggatagaccgggtcctgaagacgcactggaggtctagagcaCACGGCCTGCACAACCGTCCTGGCTCAATGCCCACtatagcatggcacttgcggggggctgggatgtagctcaccgggctatgagcgcgcactggagacactgtGCACTCTACCGCATAACacagtgcctgaccagtaccacgccgcttccggtaagcacggggagttggctcaggtctaatgcctgactccgccaatctccccgtgtgccccccccaaagaatttttggggctgcctcttcacCTCCACCTGCTTCCCGGCAGGTTGTTGCAATGGTCAAATAGCTGTTCCCAAGTCCAGTCTATTCTTCCCTCCAGCGAGCAGGATGCCATCACCTCCCGAGCACTCTGCTTCCTccactcctggtgctgctcccctccacactgcttggtccgtttttggtgggtagaTCTGTAACGATCAtctgaaagaggggaccaaggtgcagcgtggaatttgttcatcttttattttagatgaaaaaaaggcacttcacaaagaaaaaacagacgacagccaaacagtcctgtcaggtatcctaacacactaaacagaaaacatctacccacaaaacccaaaggaaaaacatgctgcctaagtatgactcccaatcagcaacaacgatgtacagctgttcctgattgggagccatacccagcccgaaacaaagcaatccccaacatagaaatacagacatagaatgcccacccaaatcacaccctgaccaaacctaaatagagacataaaaaggctctctcaggtcagggcgtgacacctgcaaacaatgtatttttttattatgtttatTTGAATAATTTGATGTGTATGAAATTGTGTATGAAATTGTTTGCTGAAATATGCAAAAACAGAGAGTAATTGCCCATAATTCTGCACCTTTGGATAGTTGCTCTTCCAAATTTGATCTTCATGATTTAGTGACTGCAAAAACAATGTATTTATCTACTGGGATATTTAAAAGACAGACTAACTTTGTTTTGTCTGCTTGGACTCAAGGTAAATATGGTTGTGTTATTCTTTTTGCAGGCATTCGTGTTCTTTTGATTCATGAATTTGCAATTTTGACGGTATAATATAGTTTTGattaatgtatttatgttttgagAAGGCAACTACATCTGGaaaatgtatttactgttttGTTCCAAAAAAAGCTTGtaggcaattgagaaaaactgtaatgatTAGACAGAGGGACAAATGAGGGACAAAGGGACAAAAAGGTTTAATGACAGATTAATTGTCTGTCTGATTGGGCTGCAATGAATGATGCAGagccatatatacagtatatagacagATATAGGTGCAGTATCTACATGGCTCTGGATCACAGATTTTTGTCTTTATTCATCTTTAGATTTGTTTATCTGGTTTGATCATGATGGTTTTGGACTATTATTACATGCTAATATCTGTTTAGCTAATGACCTCactgtttcctctctcctcatcctcgaTGGGAATCAACCAGTCTTAGTCTGAGACTGAGGGACATGGAGGACAACCCTATCTATGGGAACATCAGCTACACCCAGACAAGTgagaagaagatacttgcttgcaGAATTTCAGTTGAATTGAGTTGACAAGTgagaagaagatacttgcttgcaGAATTTCAGTTGAATTTCATTTTGAATGTCAATGTTTCACTGTTGTCAGAGTATATCGTAAGCACCCGAAAGCAAAGCATTGTGAATCATAATGTAATGAAACAGGTAATTTAGTTTTTCAAATTTGTTTTGTAGTATAGTTACTATGTAGTTACATGTAATAACACCAAGAAAATACAATTGCATCTTACTGCATGGAATATGTGCACTGCGATGTGATGAGTGACCCAGGGTTGAATTATCCTCTTTTTCACAACTGGTTTCTCTTTGTTGACAGGAGTAGAACTTCCACTCAGTTCCTCATCCGTCAGAGATCGTCCGATCAAAAGTGGTTCCCAGGTGCTACTTTTCTACACCTTCTCCTTGTGAAGCACAGATGTCTCCTGTTATTGTTCATTATTTGTGTTACCTGTCTTTTTGTGTCATGTATAGGCCCATACCAAAAGGTCCTACAGTATATTAAACCTAACCTTGTCCCCTAGCTCAATTGCTAGAGAGTGCTGGCTGGTCGACAAGATTATATTTAAAaggtccagtgcagtcaaaaatgtgatttcccttTGTGGTTGGAATTATACTGCGAAATTATGATAATACCCTTTTTCTGTAagaactgtttgaaaagactacctgaaatttcagcctctATTTGTAGGATGAAGTTTTGGTTTGCCTGGTGAAATCACCAAGTGGTAAATTAGTTAGCAGACCAATAGgaaaaagagttccaaacctctctgccaataacagctaattttcagttttctcctcctcactcagaccactcccagacagtcctagctaaattctttcttgagaaattgctcttagctaagaagctatttttgtttctttttaacttttttaattaaaataatcACAGTAAGATAAGTAGCTGTTactcagaaatgatttgatattcagATAAAaagggctgcattggacctttattaAACATACATTTAGCATGTTTCTTCTTTCTGTCAGGTGCCCTCTAAAAGGCAGGACTGTTATGCCAACCTGACTCTGAAGGCCCCAAAGATGGTGTCTGGCCGCAGCTCCCCACAGCCCCAGATTGAGTACTCTGACGTGGTGACACTACAGGGCCCACAGGAAGTGGAGAAGGTGACTGTGGCCAACAACAACGCTGACACGGTCTCTGTGCTTTCTGACCTCTATGCCTCAGTGCAAACGGACCGCACCAAAACTCTGGACACAGAGGCTGGCAATGACGGCTATGCCAACCATGTCTAAGAGACAAAACGTTGGTGATACGCTTTCCAATCTGTTATTGAATTTGTGTTTTTATTTGGCAAGATTTGGAGGCAATGATGTTGGTTGTCTAGCCGCAGTTTCACTTCATAACCACTGAGTGTCGCAATTTGTTAGTTTTTGAAAAATATATCCCCTTGCTCTTCTTAATATTTTAATCTGCAGAGGGTGTGTGTGACAACTGTGTGGTTTAACTTCAGTAATCAGTACATGCAGCCAGACCTTATTACAACTTGTTGAGGCCCATATTTACTTATCTAATTCCCCTGACACTTTGTCTGTATTTGTGGCTCAACGAAGAAGCCAGTAGGAGGTAAGAGGCTACATGCAAAGCACAGGAggatggtggcaccttaattggagaAACCGGGCTCGTGGGAATGACTGGAACGGTAtttgtggaatggtatcaaacacatagtttccaggtgtttgatgccattccatttgttcCATTCCGGACAtttttatgagccgtcctcccctcagcagccttgtGATGCAAAATATTTGGGGGTGGATTATTTCCTCAATTTCTTTCAATTACACATTTTCAGATGCCTCATAGGGTAGAGTGTCTACCTTCCGGGGAATGTTATTTACCGTTTTATAATCTCCAGATCCTGCCTAACAGTAAGGTTGAACTGAACATGAAATGTATGAAGATAAAATTGTGAAAAGGAATCCATTTCTATATTGTTGAGATATTCATCCATATTGTTTGTCTAAATTGCTAATACCTCCTTTCGTAATAAACAAAAAACTGATCATTTATTTAAGCTCTGTGCATATTTATTTTGTCAGTTCATTTGACAGTCAGATTCTACTGTAAgtgtaattgtcacgtcctgaccagcagagggagtagttgttcttgggttttgggtgtatgttctaggttagtatgttttaggttctatttctgcattctgtctagtttaggttttctatgtttaggtttgggtgctggactctcaattggaggcaggtgtttctcgttgcctctgattgagagtcctatatatgggtaattgtttggtgtagtgttgtgggagattgtttcttgttggCGCTCCTCTGTGGCGCTCCTCTGTGGCGCTCCTCTGTGGCGCTCCTCTGTGGCGCTCCTCTGTGGCGCTCCTCTGTGGCGCTCCTCTGTGgcgctcctctcgctctctctgagtctctctctctgagtctctctctctgagtctctctctctgagtctctgtctctgagtctctgtctctgtctctgtctctctctctctgtctctctgtgtgtgtgtgtgtgtgtgtgacaaacaaGACTGTttgttcgtttttgttattttggtgttcactttgaattaaaataaatacaagatgagcatccatattcctgctgtgttttggtcctccattcccgacgacaaccgttacagaatctcccaccacaaatggaccaagcagcggagtaaggagcaaggGGAATTCCATATGGACTGGCAGGAGAAATGGACGTGGGAGCAGATTCCGgctggagagggcccatggaggaagtctggtgaggaccgggaacacTACCGGGGTACACGACTGGTGAGAactggagaggcagccccaataatttttttggggggggcacacggacagATCGGCGGAGCTGAGGATGCAACCAGAGCTAGTCGGGGTAAAATTGGAGGTGAGAGAAACAGACTATAAAGGAGTTGATGGGAAAATTGGAGGAGAAAAGGATGAGAGAGCTACTGTGTTGGTGTATTAGGCATGACATTCGCCCTACAGAGCGTGTCCTAATGATATCACCTGAGTTAGTGTTTTATActagtcctgaggtgcgtgctagctgTCTGGTGAAGATAGTAcctgcaccaggtctccagtttgtcagcccagtccaactcgtcctgttcccgctccccgcactagccctgaagtgCGAACCCCTAGCCTGGcatgtccagtaccagcaccacgcacctggCTTACagcgcgtcagcccagtccggtatgtcctgcttcccgcactagccctgaggtgcgtgttcccaggctgatacctccagtaccagcatcaggcttccagtgcgtcaacccagtccgactcggcctgttcccgctccccgcactagccctgaggtgcgtgtccccagactggcacatccagtaccacgcatcaggcttccagtgcgtcagagtttggcaacagtgtgcagtccagagtatccggcgacagtgtgcagtccagagtatccggcgacagggtgcagtccagagtatccggcgacagggtgcagtccagagtatccggcgacag
The sequence above is drawn from the Salmo salar chromosome ssa22, Ssal_v3.1, whole genome shotgun sequence genome and encodes:
- the LOC106583333 gene encoding uncharacterized protein isoform X1, yielding MADSCNSSTQTTVFGIFCGSFELWILLSVVSTMLVFSVCWNILCCIATHCTDKGNTFLPRFRRSLSLRLRDMEDNPIYGNISYTQTRVELPLSSSSVRDRPIKSGSQVPSKRQDCYANLTLKAPKMVSGRSSPQPQIEYSDVVTLQGPQEVEKVTVANNNADTVSVLSDLYASVQTDRTKTLDTEAGNDGYANHV
- the LOC106583333 gene encoding uncharacterized protein isoform X2, with amino-acid sequence MADSCNSSTQTTDKGNTFLPRFRRSLSLRLRDMEDNPIYGNISYTQTRVELPLSSSSVRDRPIKSGSQVPSKRQDCYANLTLKAPKMVSGRSSPQPQIEYSDVVTLQGPQEVEKVTVANNNADTVSVLSDLYASVQTDRTKTLDTEAGNDGYANHV
- the ssra gene encoding Translocon-associated protein subunit alpha precursor, which encodes MFNFGSKILVLFLVAFPCGLISFGQVSADSESAEDISPDSIVDEEEEEEEEEDEVLVEEDQVPGSETEDDIDEDAAVGDVTSHPDADTTIVFVTGEEFPANEIVKFLVGFTNKGSQDFTVHSLEASFRYPQDFQFYIQNFTALPLSTVVQPQKQASFEYSFIPAQPMAGRPFGLVILLNYQDSEGNGFQTAIYNQTVTIVELEEGLDGETIFMYIFLTGLVVLAVFGMYQVLESRTRKRFPVKVETGTGGMNGVDISWIPQETLNIMSKASASPKASPRKRTKRAVGVDQ